A single genomic interval of Acidimicrobiia bacterium harbors:
- a CDS encoding MerR family transcriptional regulator has product MTHTAPERSHLSIGEVLNLLQDDFPDVTISKIRFLESQGLLDPERTPSGYRKFYDGDIERLRWILRHQRDHFLPLKVMKDRLEEATAAGQVVPPDEPVAVIPSDPPSLFEEVTPAPTATVASHDPAPKLPPPSRRREPEPARARARPAPAMPELPARPSINPLDGGATSASFTREELSAASGLSPDDLTNLAGFGLLTGRSVAGETFYDGDALVVAHTAAGFMRFGIEARHLRMYKVSAEREAGFMEQILMPLLKQRNPTAREQAAANLGELAGLGDQMRSALLRIALRDYTEPR; this is encoded by the coding sequence ATGACCCACACCGCGCCCGAACGTTCGCACCTGTCCATCGGCGAGGTACTCAACCTGCTCCAGGACGATTTCCCCGACGTCACCATCTCCAAGATCCGTTTTCTCGAGAGCCAGGGTCTGCTTGATCCTGAACGCACCCCGTCGGGTTATCGGAAATTTTACGATGGCGACATCGAGCGCCTGCGTTGGATCCTGCGCCACCAGCGCGACCACTTCCTTCCCCTGAAGGTGATGAAGGACCGCCTCGAGGAAGCCACCGCAGCCGGACAGGTAGTACCACCCGATGAGCCAGTGGCGGTGATCCCCAGCGACCCGCCTTCCCTTTTCGAGGAGGTCACCCCCGCGCCGACCGCCACCGTGGCGAGCCACGACCCCGCCCCCAAACTGCCTCCGCCCTCCCGTCGACGCGAGCCCGAGCCCGCTCGCGCTCGCGCTCGCCCTGCGCCCGCCATGCCCGAACTGCCCGCCCGCCCCTCGATCAACCCACTCGACGGGGGCGCCACCAGCGCAAGTTTCACGCGGGAGGAACTCTCCGCGGCGTCCGGCCTCAGTCCGGATGACCTCACTAACCTGGCGGGGTTCGGCCTGCTGACCGGACGGTCCGTGGCTGGGGAAACCTTCTACGACGGAGATGCGCTGGTGGTAGCCCATACGGCCGCCGGTTTCATGCGCTTTGGCATCGAGGCCCGCCATCTGCGGATGTACAAGGTGTCCGCCGAGCGGGAGGCGGGTTTCATGGAGCAAATCCTTATGCCACTACTCAAGCAGCGGAACCCCACGGCGCGGGAGCAGGCCGCAGCCAACCTTGGGGAACTGGCCGGCCTCGGAGACCAGATGCGCTCGGCTCTCTTGCGAATCGCCCTGCGGGATTACACCGAACCTCGATAA